In a genomic window of Candidatus Competibacteraceae bacterium:
- a CDS encoding SDR family oxidoreductase, protein MRDRVAIVTGGVSGIGLAVAHALADAGARVVVTGKNQSRTEAVARELARAPRGDHLGLAVDVRSEADIQRLVEQTLDRFGRIDILVACAGILRGDGGTLKPLAQLATPEWDQVIDTNLRGLFLCNRAVLPAMIRQRRGDIINLSSVSGRQGRAHDAPYCASKFGVIGLSESLAAEVQQFGVRVQTVLPGAVATPIWRQNHPIPAPANALPPERVADLILFMLALPPDSQLLAPLIVPFPASKL, encoded by the coding sequence CTGCGCGACCGGGTGGCCATCGTCACCGGCGGCGTCAGCGGCATCGGTTTGGCGGTCGCTCACGCCCTGGCTGACGCCGGAGCCCGCGTCGTGGTAACGGGCAAGAACCAGAGCCGGACCGAGGCCGTGGCGCGGGAACTGGCGCGCGCGCCGCGGGGCGATCATCTGGGACTGGCGGTGGATGTCCGCTCCGAAGCCGACATCCAGCGGCTGGTCGAGCAAACCCTGGACCGCTTCGGGCGCATCGACATCCTGGTCGCTTGCGCCGGCATCCTGCGCGGCGACGGCGGCACCCTCAAACCGCTGGCCCAACTCGCCACCCCGGAATGGGATCAGGTCATCGACACCAACCTGCGCGGCCTGTTTCTGTGCAACCGCGCCGTCCTGCCCGCCATGATCCGCCAGCGGCGCGGCGACATCATCAACCTCTCCTCGGTCTCCGGCCGTCAGGGCCGCGCCCACGACGCCCCCTATTGCGCCTCCAAGTTCGGCGTCATCGGCCTCTCCGAATCCCTCGCCGCCGAGGTCCAACAGTTCGGCGTCCGCGTCCAAACCGTCTTGCCGGGCGCGGTGGCCACGCCGATCTGGCGGCAAAACCATCCCATCCCGGCGCCGGCCAACGCCCTGCCGCCGGAACGGGTGGCGGACTTGATCCTCTTCATGCTGGCCCTGCCGCCCGATAGCCAACTGCTCGCCCCCCTGATCGTCCCGTTTCCAGCTTCCAAACTCTGA
- a CDS encoding DUF2782 domain-containing protein, whose product MRSRLSLFLLLLASLSWAQDRPDPARLEPIPDGPPETGRESNGPTPEVTIRQRGDRGSIEEYRAGGILYMVKIVPARGVPYYLVDTDGDGNYETRYSELEDGMLIPAWVLLRW is encoded by the coding sequence ATGCGTTCGCGGTTGTCGTTGTTTCTACTGCTGCTGGCGAGTCTGAGTTGGGCTCAAGACCGGCCCGATCCAGCCAGACTGGAACCTATCCCCGACGGGCCTCCCGAGACTGGCCGGGAATCGAACGGACCCACACCCGAAGTCACCATTCGCCAGCGCGGTGACCGAGGGAGCATTGAGGAATATCGGGCCGGAGGCATTCTCTATATGGTCAAGATCGTGCCGGCCAGGGGAGTGCCTTATTATCTGGTGGATACCGACGGGGACGGCAATTATGAAACCCGCTACAGCGAGCTTGAGGACGGGATGTTGATTCCGGCGTGGGTGTTGTTGCGCTGGTGA
- a CDS encoding F0F1 ATP synthase subunit epsilon has protein sequence MALKVHVDVVSAEKELFSGLAEMVVATAELGEVGILPGHSPLLARLKPGQIRIQLSEQETHIIYVSSGLLEVQPRIVTILADYAEDAANLDESGVIKAQEAARRACQDSWFNVECARTLAEATAQLQAIDRLRRQTYRRGK, from the coding sequence ATGGCACTCAAGGTACACGTCGATGTGGTCAGCGCGGAGAAGGAGCTGTTTTCCGGGCTGGCCGAGATGGTGGTGGCAACGGCGGAATTAGGCGAAGTCGGCATCTTGCCGGGACACAGCCCGTTGTTGGCCCGGTTGAAACCCGGCCAGATCCGCATCCAACTCTCGGAACAGGAAACCCACATCATCTACGTCTCCAGCGGTCTGCTGGAAGTGCAGCCGCGGATAGTCACGATTTTGGCTGATTATGCCGAAGACGCCGCCAATCTGGATGAGTCGGGCGTTATCAAAGCGCAAGAGGCCGCCCGGCGCGCCTGTCAGGATTCCTGGTTCAACGTGGAATGCGCCAGGACTCTGGCCGAAGCCACCGCTCAGTTGCAGGCTATCGACCGGCTGCGCCGGCAAACTTACCGGCGGGGCAAATGA
- a CDS encoding SDR family oxidoreductase translates to MPISSPAESANQPLRAAVAIVTGGASGIGRATCQALARVGARVVVADLAQTQIDVVLADLKAEPRGDHLGLAVDVRSEADIQRLVEQTLDRFGRIDILVACAGILRGDGGTLKPLAQLATPEWDQVIDTNLRGLFLCNRAVLPAMIRQRRGDIINLSSVSGRQGRAHDAPYCASKFGVIGLSESLAAEVQQFGVRVQTVLPDAVNTAFWQQNGPVPMPPHSLPPERVADLILFMLALPPDTQILAPVIAPLQVRRRGVGKAAKNDPAG, encoded by the coding sequence ATGCCGATTTCATCGCCCGCCGAATCCGCCAACCAGCCATTGCGGGCTGCCGTCGCCATCGTCACCGGCGGCGCCAGCGGCATCGGTCGCGCCACCTGTCAGGCGCTCGCCCGCGTCGGGGCGCGCGTGGTCGTGGCCGACCTCGCTCAAACTCAAATCGATGTCGTGCTGGCTGACTTGAAAGCGGAACCGCGGGGCGATCATCTGGGACTGGCGGTGGATGTCCGCTCCGAAGCCGACATCCAGCGGCTGGTCGAGCAAACCCTGGACCGCTTCGGGCGCATCGACATCCTGGTCGCTTGCGCCGGCATCCTGCGCGGCGACGGCGGCACCCTCAAACCGCTGGCCCAACTCGCCACCCCGGAATGGGATCAGGTCATCGACACCAACCTGCGCGGCCTGTTTCTTTGCAACCGCGCCGTCCTGCCCGCCATGATCCGCCAGCGGCGCGGCGACATCATCAACCTCTCCTCGGTCTCCGGCCGTCAGGGCCGCGCCCACGACGCCCCCTATTGCGCCTCCAAGTTCGGCGTCATCGGCCTCTCCGAATCCCTCGCCGCCGAGGTCCAACAGTTCGGCGTCCGCGTCCAAACCGTCTTGCCCGACGCCGTTAATACCGCCTTCTGGCAACAGAACGGCCCGGTGCCGATGCCGCCGCATTCCTTGCCGCCGGAACGGGTGGCGGACTTGATCCTCTTCATGCTGGCCTTACCGCCCGACACCCAGATTCTCGCTCCCGTCATCGCTCCGTTGCAGGTGCGCCGGCGCGGCGTGGGCAAGGCGGCGAAAAACGATCCCGCCGGTTGA
- a CDS encoding tetratricopeptide repeat protein: MKQRDEWKPVVKRLAVDGREHLKKAKALLRKKHYEEALLEFQLILENDPKSVSALLGMGLVFFRQERFEEALIQFRQAKALDPLQPKPYMLEGLVLLRQENFEDAESMFKAVLDLDARSHRALLGLAEIALSRKQYDEALAKLREALRYNPQLLTPRILSAKVYTEQGNLEKAIGEIQTVLEIDPSQAKAYFHLARLYARRDEKDKAADALNVAMEKLPEKNASVYLKLGLLAVELKLYEVAEKVFGVLLQLQPSRSMVQIYLVEALIGAGKFDKAESALKQLPLNKQNAGLIHKLLGDIYYQRGQFRIAVEEYRATVLGIPELAQQFSELVDEADDSQDDDWESLAGTYQPSLGNVLSDQTERLREARARRRNRR; this comes from the coding sequence ATGAAACAACGCGATGAGTGGAAACCAGTGGTCAAGCGATTGGCTGTCGACGGGCGGGAACATCTCAAGAAAGCCAAGGCGTTGCTTCGAAAAAAGCACTATGAAGAAGCTTTGCTTGAGTTTCAACTTATTTTGGAAAACGATCCAAAATCCGTCAGTGCCTTGCTGGGAATGGGCTTGGTGTTTTTCAGGCAGGAGCGTTTTGAGGAAGCGTTAATTCAATTTAGACAAGCCAAGGCGCTCGATCCATTGCAACCCAAGCCTTATATGCTTGAAGGGCTGGTTCTTCTGCGCCAAGAAAATTTCGAGGACGCCGAGAGCATGTTTAAGGCGGTCTTGGATTTGGATGCGAGATCCCATCGGGCTTTATTGGGTCTGGCGGAGATAGCGCTTTCCAGAAAGCAGTACGATGAAGCGCTCGCCAAACTTCGAGAAGCGCTGCGCTATAATCCCCAGTTGCTGACACCTCGAATCTTAAGCGCCAAGGTTTACACCGAACAAGGAAACCTTGAAAAAGCCATCGGGGAAATCCAAACGGTTTTGGAAATCGACCCGAGTCAAGCCAAGGCTTATTTTCATTTGGCTCGGCTGTACGCCCGCCGCGATGAGAAAGACAAAGCGGCTGATGCATTGAATGTAGCCATGGAAAAATTGCCGGAAAAGAATGCTTCGGTTTATTTGAAACTCGGCTTGCTGGCGGTTGAGCTGAAACTGTATGAGGTTGCTGAAAAGGTATTTGGTGTTTTGCTCCAGCTGCAACCCAGCCGTTCGATGGTGCAAATTTATTTGGTCGAAGCCTTGATTGGCGCCGGCAAATTCGATAAGGCGGAATCTGCTCTCAAACAGTTGCCGCTCAACAAGCAAAACGCGGGATTGATTCATAAATTACTCGGAGATATTTATTACCAGCGCGGGCAGTTTCGGATTGCGGTCGAGGAGTATCGGGCGACCGTGCTGGGAATCCCCGAACTGGCCCAGCAATTTTCCGAGCTGGTCGATGAGGCGGACGATTCCCAGGACGATGATTGGGAGAGTTTGGCCGGTACCTACCAACCGTCGCTGGGCAATGTCCTGTCCGATCAAACCGAGCGTTTGCGCGAAGCGCGCGCGCGTCGCCGCAACCGCCGCTAG
- a CDS encoding acyl carrier protein: MSNDQQAILAKVIHILNEMTNDWEIDYDGEIDENVRLIEDLCFASIDIVQFVVAVEEAFQRRNLPFEKLLLKEGRYVDELYVHEVVQFLKENL, translated from the coding sequence ATGAGCAACGACCAACAAGCAATTCTTGCAAAAGTGATCCACATTCTCAATGAAATGACGAATGACTGGGAAATAGATTATGACGGTGAAATCGACGAAAACGTCCGGCTCATAGAAGATTTGTGCTTTGCCTCCATCGATATCGTTCAGTTTGTCGTCGCGGTCGAAGAAGCCTTTCAAAGACGAAATTTACCGTTTGAAAAACTCCTGCTCAAAGAGGGTCGCTACGTGGACGAATTGTACGTTCATGAAGTCGTTCAATTTCTCAAAGAGAACCTGTAG
- the polA gene encoding DNA polymerase I, with protein MNAPKPCLLVDGSSWLHRAFNALPALSTKAGAPTGALYGVLNMLRRLLADYRPDYLAVVFDAPGKTFRHEQFAAYKAHRPPLAPELSQQIEPLHACVRALGLPLLQVAGVEADDVIGTLTRQATAKGLPVLIVSGDKDLAQLVGEQVRMLDTMKNVVTDVAGVEKKFGVPPALIVDWLALVGDSSDNIPGVAGVGPVTAAKWLQKYGSLDHLVANVAAISGKIGDKLREGLPQLALSRQLATLDCAVPLPVTVEELRPAPPDIAALRALYERYEFRSWLRELPASGTDGSSVAPAPLSESPSPVSAPETLVDEVGTPVYQLVLDQPALDSWLERLSAAELFAFDTETTSLNYLDARIVGVSFAVKAGEAAYVPLAHDYPGAPDQLNREAVLERLRPLLEDPARPKLGQHLKYDGHVLANHGITLRGIRHDTLLESYVLDSTARHDMDSLAEQHLHLHTIRFEDVAGKGAKQLTFNQVALEQAGPYAAEDADVTLRLHRRLWPRLEREPALRRLYEEMELPLIEVLLRMERTGVRVDATALRQQSGELAKRLWELEQQAYELAGDRFNLGSPKQLQAVLFERLKLPAGRKTATGQSSTAEAVLQELALDYSLPRVILEHRGLSKLKSTYTDRLPEQIQARTGRVHTSYHQAVTSTGRLSSSDPNLQNIPIRTPEGRRIRQAFVPAPGWVMLAADYSQIELRIMAHLSGDAGLLRAFASGADIHRATAAEVFGVALEQVSAEQRRSAKAINFGLIYGMSAFGLARQLGIERGAAQDYVNRYFARYPGVKAYMENTRRQALDRGYVETVFGRRLYSPELRARNAQLRQAAERAAINAPMQGTAADIIKRAMLAVDRWLQESNFPARMLMQVHDELVFEVRDSAATEAAERIRAAMVAAAELRVPLDVEIGTGANWDEAH; from the coding sequence ATGAATGCCCCCAAACCTTGCCTGTTGGTCGATGGCTCGTCCTGGCTGCACCGCGCGTTCAACGCCTTGCCGGCGTTGAGCACCAAGGCCGGCGCGCCGACCGGCGCGCTGTACGGCGTGCTGAACATGTTGCGCCGGCTGTTGGCCGACTACCGGCCCGACTATCTGGCGGTGGTGTTCGATGCCCCCGGCAAGACCTTCCGTCACGAACAATTCGCCGCTTACAAGGCGCATCGTCCACCGCTGGCCCCGGAACTGAGCCAGCAGATCGAGCCGCTGCACGCCTGCGTGCGCGCCTTGGGGTTGCCGCTGTTGCAGGTGGCGGGCGTCGAAGCCGACGACGTGATCGGCACGCTGACCCGTCAGGCGACCGCTAAGGGACTGCCGGTACTGATCGTCAGCGGCGACAAGGACTTGGCGCAGTTGGTGGGCGAACAGGTGCGGATGTTGGACACCATGAAAAACGTGGTGACCGATGTCGCTGGCGTGGAAAAGAAATTTGGCGTGCCGCCCGCGCTGATCGTGGATTGGCTGGCGCTGGTCGGCGATTCCTCCGACAACATACCCGGCGTGGCGGGCGTGGGTCCAGTCACCGCCGCCAAGTGGTTGCAAAAATACGGTTCCTTGGATCACTTGGTCGCGAATGTCGCTGCTATCTCCGGCAAGATCGGCGACAAGCTGCGGGAAGGATTGCCCCAACTCGCATTATCCCGACAGCTGGCGACCTTGGATTGCGCGGTGCCCTTGCCTGTTACTGTCGAGGAGTTGCGGCCCGCGCCGCCCGATATCGCCGCGCTGCGCGCCTTGTACGAACGCTATGAGTTTCGTTCCTGGCTGCGGGAGTTGCCGGCGAGCGGAACGGACGGTTCCTCGGTCGCGCCAGCACCGCTCAGCGAGTCGCCCTCGCCCGTCAGCGCGCCGGAAACCCTGGTGGATGAGGTGGGTACGCCCGTTTATCAACTGGTGCTCGATCAACCCGCGCTCGATAGCTGGCTAGAACGACTGAGCGCGGCCGAGCTGTTCGCTTTCGACACCGAAACCACCAGCTTGAATTATCTGGATGCTCGCATCGTCGGGGTGTCCTTCGCGGTAAAAGCGGGCGAAGCGGCCTATGTGCCGCTGGCCCACGACTATCCCGGCGCGCCGGATCAGTTGAATCGGGAGGCCGTGTTGGAGCGGTTGCGCCCGCTGCTGGAAGACCCGGCGCGGCCCAAGCTCGGCCAGCATCTCAAGTACGACGGGCACGTGTTGGCCAATCACGGCATCACGCTGCGCGGCATCCGTCACGATACCTTGCTGGAATCCTACGTGCTGGATTCCACCGCCCGGCACGACATGGATTCGCTGGCGGAGCAGCATTTGCACCTTCACACCATCCGCTTCGAGGACGTGGCGGGGAAGGGCGCGAAGCAGTTGACCTTCAATCAGGTGGCGCTGGAGCAAGCCGGCCCCTACGCCGCCGAGGACGCCGATGTGACCCTGCGACTGCATCGTCGGTTGTGGCCGCGACTGGAACGGGAACCGGCGCTGCGGCGTTTGTATGAGGAGATGGAGCTTCCGCTGATCGAGGTGCTGCTGCGCATGGAGCGGACCGGCGTTCGGGTGGATGCGACGGCCTTGCGCCAGCAAAGCGGCGAGTTGGCGAAACGGCTGTGGGAACTGGAGCAACAGGCTTACGAACTGGCCGGCGACCGCTTCAATCTGGGTTCGCCCAAGCAGTTGCAAGCCGTTTTATTCGAGCGTCTGAAGTTGCCGGCGGGCCGCAAAACCGCCACTGGCCAATCGTCCACCGCCGAGGCGGTGTTGCAGGAGCTGGCCTTGGATTATTCCCTGCCCAGGGTGATCTTGGAGCATCGCGGTCTCAGCAAGCTGAAGTCAACCTATACCGACCGGTTGCCCGAGCAGATTCAAGCGCGCACCGGCCGGGTTCACACTTCCTACCATCAGGCCGTGACCAGCACTGGCCGCCTTTCTTCGTCCGATCCCAATTTGCAGAATATCCCGATCCGCACCCCGGAGGGGCGGCGCATCCGACAAGCCTTCGTGCCGGCGCCGGGCTGGGTGATGCTGGCGGCGGATTATTCGCAAATCGAGTTGCGGATCATGGCGCATCTATCCGGCGATGCGGGGTTGTTGCGCGCGTTCGCCAGCGGGGCCGACATCCATCGCGCCACCGCCGCCGAAGTGTTTGGGGTGGCGCTGGAGCAGGTCAGCGCCGAACAGCGCCGCAGCGCCAAGGCCATCAATTTCGGCCTGATTTACGGCATGTCGGCGTTCGGGCTGGCCCGGCAGTTGGGCATCGAACGCGGCGCCGCTCAGGATTACGTGAACCGTTACTTCGCCCGCTATCCGGGCGTCAAAGCCTACATGGAAAACACCCGCCGCCAGGCCCTCGACCGGGGTTATGTGGAAACCGTGTTCGGCCGTCGGCTGTATTCGCCAGAGCTTCGCGCTCGCAACGCCCAATTGCGCCAGGCGGCGGAACGGGCCGCCATCAACGCCCCGATGCAAGGCACCGCCGCCGACATCATCAAGCGGGCGATGCTGGCGGTGGATCGCTGGTTGCAAGAATCGAATTTTCCGGCGCGGATGCTGATGCAAGTCCACGACGAGTTGGTGTTCGAAGTGCGGGACAGCGCCGCGACCGAGGCCGCCGAGCGGATTCGGGCGGCGATGGTCGCGGCGGCGGAACTACGCGTTCCGCTGGACGTGGAAATCGGGACCGGCGCCAATTGGGATGAGGCGCATTGA
- a CDS encoding class I SAM-dependent methyltransferase has translation MNSTTYEAFSTLPQYVEANEKFLERQSLGHLTRILELACGNGAVSELLIKAAPQADLNGLDQDPVQIELATRRFEQLGYRVGRSAPTGARSAAGKPVVAFAVSPADEPPFPEAAFDCVVIANAIHMLPDKEKLVAAAWRVLKPGGLFGFNSAFYAGTFPEGTHQFYVDWLNEAVRHIQTVSDRLQAEGQPPIRRVRDKNRKAFRNRWYSTAEWVALLERQGFQVNDLNERVVMLDGHCFAAIGAYAGFAEVLLNGYPVEMAATALQKTAHPTLAATGASAVPRNWLELWAIKK, from the coding sequence ATGAACAGCACCACTTATGAAGCATTCAGCACGCTTCCACAGTATGTCGAAGCGAATGAAAAATTCCTCGAACGACAATCTCTCGGTCACCTGACCCGCATTCTGGAGCTGGCTTGCGGCAACGGCGCGGTCAGCGAGTTGCTAATCAAGGCGGCACCCCAGGCGGATTTGAACGGCCTGGATCAGGACCCGGTGCAAATCGAGCTGGCGACCCGCCGGTTCGAGCAACTCGGTTATCGGGTCGGCCGCTCCGCGCCAACCGGCGCCCGCTCCGCCGCTGGCAAGCCTGTCGTGGCCTTCGCCGTGTCGCCCGCCGACGAGCCGCCTTTTCCAGAAGCAGCGTTCGACTGCGTGGTGATCGCCAACGCCATTCACATGCTGCCCGACAAGGAAAAACTGGTTGCCGCCGCCTGGCGCGTTCTCAAACCCGGCGGCTTGTTCGGCTTCAATTCAGCATTCTATGCAGGAACCTTTCCAGAAGGCACCCATCAATTTTATGTCGACTGGCTCAACGAGGCCGTCCGCCATATCCAAACCGTCAGCGACCGACTGCAAGCCGAAGGACAGCCGCCGATCCGGCGAGTTCGCGACAAAAACCGCAAGGCGTTCCGCAACCGTTGGTACAGCACGGCGGAATGGGTCGCGCTGCTGGAGCGGCAAGGTTTTCAAGTCAACGATTTAAATGAACGGGTCGTCATGCTGGACGGCCATTGCTTTGCGGCCATCGGAGCCTACGCTGGATTCGCTGAAGTACTGCTGAACGGTTATCCCGTCGAAATGGCCGCTACCGCCTTGCAAAAAACGGCCCATCCGACGCTCGCCGCCACCGGCGCCTCCGCCGTGCCACGTAACTGGCTGGAGCTGTGGGCGATCAAAAAATAA
- a CDS encoding RtcB family protein: MPIQRIITKAKAPVKIYTDDVDPQALTQLTNIAQLPFIHSHVAAMPDVHVGIGATVGAVIPTKGAIIPAAVGVDIGCGMNAVRLSLKASQLPDNLKPVRAAIEAAVPVGFAMHADKPGVPASAVRALDGGLDRIVGKHPAILKMQKNVERIWAQQLGTLGGGNHFIELCLDENQDVWVMLHSGSRGIGNIIGRYFIDLARKDMGQHIASLPDRDLAYLQEGAAHFDDYVTAVQWAQDYAMTNRREMMRLILDVLSRQLTPFTPTKEAINCHHNYVAVERHFGENVFVTRKGAIRAGEGDLGIIPGSMGAKSYIVRGKGEPQSFCSCSHGAGRRLSRGKAKKAFDPQDLIAQTAGVECRKDAGVLDEIPAAYKDIDQVMAHQADLVEVVHTLKQVVCVKG, translated from the coding sequence ATGCCTATCCAACGGATCATCACCAAGGCCAAGGCACCAGTCAAAATCTACACCGACGACGTGGACCCGCAAGCCTTGACGCAGTTGACCAACATCGCGCAACTGCCGTTCATCCACAGCCATGTGGCGGCGATGCCGGACGTTCATGTCGGCATCGGCGCGACCGTGGGCGCCGTCATCCCCACCAAGGGCGCCATCATCCCGGCGGCGGTCGGAGTCGATATCGGCTGCGGGATGAACGCGGTCCGGCTCAGCCTCAAGGCCAGTCAGTTGCCGGATAACTTGAAGCCGGTGCGCGCGGCCATCGAAGCGGCGGTGCCGGTCGGCTTCGCCATGCACGCCGACAAGCCCGGCGTGCCGGCCTCGGCGGTGCGCGCCCTGGACGGCGGTTTGGACCGCATCGTCGGCAAGCACCCCGCCATTCTCAAGATGCAGAAAAACGTCGAACGGATTTGGGCGCAACAGTTGGGAACGCTGGGCGGCGGCAACCATTTCATCGAGCTGTGCTTGGACGAAAATCAGGACGTGTGGGTGATGCTGCACTCCGGCAGCCGCGGCATCGGCAACATCATCGGACGCTATTTCATCGATCTGGCGCGCAAGGACATGGGCCAGCATATCGCTAGCCTGCCCGACCGCGATCTGGCTTATTTGCAAGAAGGCGCGGCGCATTTCGATGATTACGTGACAGCGGTGCAGTGGGCGCAGGACTACGCCATGACCAACCGCCGCGAGATGATGCGGTTGATCCTGGACGTTCTGAGCCGACAGCTGACGCCGTTCACCCCGACCAAGGAAGCGATCAACTGCCACCACAACTACGTGGCGGTGGAGCGGCACTTCGGGGAGAACGTGTTTGTCACCCGCAAGGGAGCCATCCGCGCCGGCGAAGGCGATCTGGGCATCATCCCCGGCAGCATGGGCGCGAAATCCTACATCGTGCGCGGCAAGGGCGAACCGCAATCGTTCTGCTCCTGCTCGCACGGCGCGGGCCGGCGCTTGAGCCGGGGTAAGGCCAAGAAGGCTTTCGATCCGCAGGACTTGATCGCGCAAACCGCCGGGGTGGAATGCCGCAAGGACGCGGGCGTGCTCGATGAAATTCCGGCCGCTTACAAGGACATCGACCAAGTGATGGCCCATCAGGCGGATTTGGTCGAGGTGGTTCACACCCTCAAACAAGTGGTCTGCGTGAAGGGCTAG